The following are encoded together in the Juglans microcarpa x Juglans regia isolate MS1-56 chromosome 2D, Jm3101_v1.0, whole genome shotgun sequence genome:
- the LOC121249304 gene encoding uncharacterized protein LOC121249304 — MLQQCAATTREQNNSIEEATQVEEDRVSMDSADPGRRWTSLKERLGFKGMGCCGSRRRPTSSSFSTLETLQENPHTAPPLPTGMNLAMALAAERNSREEKDEGPATEVKTLMRLIEETDGVDWRKKRRRDNRGADTDWVCCVCMERSKGAAFIPCGHTFCRVCSREMWVNRGLVLFATVRSWRSLTSFEIDPM, encoded by the coding sequence ATGTTGCAGCAGTGTGCAGCAACTACTAGGGAGCAAAATAACTCAATAGAAGAAGCAACACAAGTAGAGGAAGATCGAGTATCAATGGATAGTGCAGATCCGGGAAGAAGATGGACAAGTCTGAAAGAAAGGCTAGGATTCAAAGGGATGGGTTGCTGTGGGTCCAGGCGGAGGCCCACTTCTTCAAGTTTCAGCACCTTGGAAACCCTCCAAGAAAACCCACACACGGCTCCGCCACTCCCCACGGGCATGAACCTGGCGATGGCATTAGCGGCCGAGCGCAATTCGCGGGAAGAGAAGGATGAGGGTCCCGCCACCGAAGTCAAGACCCTGATGAGATTGATCGAGGAAACGGATGGTGTTGATTGGAGGAAGAAAAGGAGAAGGGACAACAGGGGAGCCGATACTGATTGGGTGTGCTGCGTGTGCATGGAGAGGAGTAAAGGCGCGGCTTTTATTCCCTGTGGGCACACCTTTTGTAGGGTTTGCTCGAGGGAGATGTGGGTCAATCGGGGACTTGTCCTCTTTGCAACCGTTCGATCCTGGAGATCCTTGACATCTTTTGAGATCGATCCTATGTAA